In the Deltaproteobacteria bacterium genome, one interval contains:
- the clpA gene encoding ATP-dependent Clp protease ATP-binding subunit ClpA, with translation MLAKDLEHAMASAMEQARKRRHEYLCVEHVLWAILHEESGIEIVTHCGGDVEAVNEALEDFFSEKLESLPGNDDYPLAQTIGFHRVLQRAIKHVESSGKTEVSVGDVLASIFHERDSHALHILRSQGITRLDVLNYISHHISKVLDQDSWEELMGSENEGGASPRERDPLALYTANLTEKAAKGLIDPLIGRESELLRTQQVLCRRRKNNPIFVGEPGVGKTALAEGLALLIEKGNSPEFLKNAEIFCLDLGGLLAGTKFRGEFEERLKAVINAVKARPNAILFIDEIHTIVGAGATSGGSMDASNILKPVLASGELKCIGSSTYEEYRNHFEKDRALSRRFEKIVISEPGVEDTVEILKGLKSLYEKHHKVTYTDKAVEACAVLSARHVNDRYLPDKAIDVLDEAGASVVLSGRKKPVVRTRDVEEVVARMAKIPARSVSSSDKQRLAALEESLKSVVFGQDEALSALATAIKRSRAGLCDPKRPVGSFLFVGPTGVGKTEAAVRLAETLGIAFLRFDMSEYMEKHTVSRLIGAPPGYVGFDQGGLLTDSVTKNPHCVLLLDEMEKAHPDVYNILLQVMDHASLTDHNGKKADFRNVILIMTSNAGAREMDSATIGFSGGTDAAHKGKKAVEKVFSPEFRNRLDSIIGFSPLSLPVMEMIVDKAMGELSGQLAARKVTAVLSPEARARLAKDGHDPKFGARPLARLIQSVIKDPLADAMLFGQLQKGGVVFIGLDEKGIALNFEGAAPKGVPEKGAME, from the coding sequence ATGTTAGCCAAGGATCTGGAACACGCGATGGCCTCCGCCATGGAGCAGGCCAGAAAAAGGCGGCACGAGTACCTGTGCGTGGAACACGTGCTCTGGGCCATTCTCCACGAGGAATCGGGCATAGAGATCGTCACCCACTGCGGCGGTGACGTGGAGGCCGTAAACGAGGCTCTGGAGGATTTCTTCTCGGAGAAGCTGGAGAGCCTTCCGGGAAACGACGACTACCCCCTGGCCCAGACCATAGGCTTCCACAGGGTCCTGCAAAGGGCCATAAAGCACGTGGAGTCATCGGGAAAGACCGAGGTATCCGTTGGCGACGTGTTGGCCTCCATCTTCCACGAGCGTGACTCCCACGCCCTTCACATCCTTCGATCCCAGGGCATAACCCGGCTGGACGTTCTAAATTACATCTCCCACCATATTTCCAAGGTGTTAGACCAGGATTCCTGGGAGGAGCTCATGGGCTCCGAAAACGAGGGCGGGGCCTCTCCCAGGGAGCGCGACCCCCTTGCCCTCTACACGGCGAACCTCACCGAAAAGGCGGCAAAGGGCCTGATCGACCCCCTTATAGGCCGCGAGAGCGAGCTTTTGCGCACCCAGCAGGTGCTCTGCAGGAGGCGCAAGAACAACCCCATCTTCGTGGGCGAGCCGGGGGTGGGCAAGACCGCCCTGGCCGAGGGCCTTGCGCTTTTGATCGAAAAGGGCAACTCGCCGGAATTTTTGAAGAATGCTGAAATCTTCTGCCTTGACCTGGGCGGGCTCCTTGCCGGGACCAAGTTCCGGGGCGAGTTCGAGGAGCGCCTGAAGGCCGTGATCAACGCGGTGAAGGCCCGCCCCAACGCGATACTGTTCATAGATGAGATACATACCATAGTGGGGGCCGGGGCCACGTCCGGCGGCTCCATGGACGCCTCCAACATCTTGAAACCCGTGCTTGCAAGCGGGGAGCTTAAGTGCATAGGTTCCTCCACCTACGAGGAATACCGCAACCACTTCGAGAAGGACCGGGCGCTCTCACGGCGCTTTGAAAAGATCGTCATATCCGAGCCCGGAGTGGAAGACACGGTGGAGATTTTGAAGGGCCTGAAATCCCTTTACGAAAAGCACCACAAGGTTACCTACACGGATAAGGCCGTGGAAGCCTGCGCGGTTCTTTCGGCCCGCCACGTGAACGACAGGTATTTGCCCGATAAGGCCATAGACGTCCTGGACGAGGCTGGGGCCAGCGTGGTGCTTTCCGGGCGAAAGAAGCCGGTGGTGCGCACCCGCGACGTGGAGGAGGTGGTGGCCCGCATGGCCAAGATTCCGGCAAGGAGCGTGTCCAGCTCGGACAAACAGCGGCTGGCCGCCCTTGAGGAAAGCCTCAAATCCGTGGTGTTCGGCCAGGACGAGGCCCTTTCGGCCCTTGCCACGGCCATAAAGCGGAGCCGCGCGGGCCTTTGCGACCCCAAGAGGCCCGTGGGCTCCTTTCTGTTCGTTGGCCCCACAGGCGTCGGGAAGACCGAGGCCGCCGTGCGCCTTGCGGAAACCCTGGGCATCGCGTTTTTGCGCTTCGACATGAGCGAGTACATGGAAAAGCACACGGTGTCCCGCCTGATAGGCGCTCCTCCGGGCTACGTGGGCTTCGATCAGGGCGGGCTTCTCACGGATTCGGTGACGAAAAATCCCCACTGCGTGCTTTTGCTGGACGAGATGGAAAAGGCCCACCCGGACGTCTACAACATCCTCCTTCAGGTCATGGACCACGCCTCCTTAACCGACCATAACGGCAAGAAGGCGGATTTCAGAAACGTCATACTCATCATGACCAGTAACGCCGGTGCGCGCGAGATGGATTCGGCCACCATCGGCTTTTCGGGAGGAACGGACGCCGCCCACAAGGGCAAGAAGGCCGTGGAAAAGGTCTTTTCCCCGGAATTCCGCAACCGCCTGGACTCCATTATCGGCTTTTCGCCCCTGTCGCTCCCGGTGATGGAAATGATCGTGGACAAGGCCATGGGCGAGCTTTCCGGCCAGCTTGCGGCCCGGAAGGTGACGGCGGTTCTATCCCCCGAAGCCCGTGCGCGCCTGGCCAAAGACGGCCATGACCCCAAGTTTGGGGCAAGGCCCCTGGCCCGGCTGATCCAGTCGGTGATAAAAGACCCCCTTGCCGACGCCATGCTCTTCGGCCAGCTTCAAAAGGGCGGGGTCGTCTTCATCGGCCTTGACGAAAAGGGCATAGCCCTGAACTTCGAGGGCGCGGCCCCCAAAGGCGTCCCGGAAAAGGGGGCCATGGAATGA
- the clpS gene encoding ATP-dependent Clp protease adapter ClpS yields MPRYGEDARGAVLSSTRQEAKEPPLYKVMLHNDDYTTMDFVVHVLITVFRKSIDDAVRIMLAVHHEGIGVAGVYPAEIAETKIIAVHQLAREESFPLKCTMEPE; encoded by the coding sequence ATGCCCCGGTATGGCGAAGATGCGCGGGGAGCGGTGCTTTCCTCCACAAGGCAGGAAGCCAAAGAGCCGCCCCTGTATAAGGTGATGCTGCACAACGACGACTACACCACCATGGATTTCGTGGTTCACGTTCTGATCACCGTGTTCCGCAAGTCCATTGACGACGCGGTTCGTATAATGCTTGCGGTGCATCACGAGGGAATCGGCGTGGCCGGAGTCTATCCGGCTGAAATCGCCGAAACCAAGATAATCGCCGTGCACCAGTTGGCCCGCGAGGAGAGTTTTCCCCTAAAATGCACCATGGAGCCTGAGTGA